From Thermodesulfobacteriota bacterium, a single genomic window includes:
- a CDS encoding type III pantothenate kinase yields the protein MLLVIDIGNTNTVIGLFKGEELICDWRIRTEREVTADELGVVISHLFAGAGQRMDAVDKTVIASVVPPVDRAYASFCGKYLTTAPRWIDASTATGITICYHNPSEIGADRIVNAVAAYHKYKCDLIVIDFGTAITFDLISAAGVYTGGIIAPGIAIAADALFQRASKLPRVDLLTPPESLIGRNTEGSIKSGIIYGFAGLVDGVVKRIKTQENKNWKVIATGGLSALIADISETIESVEPNLTLEGLRIIGTSA from the coding sequence GTGCTGCTTGTCATTGATATCGGCAATACCAATACCGTCATCGGACTGTTCAAGGGCGAAGAGCTGATCTGTGACTGGAGGATCCGTACCGAAAGAGAAGTCACGGCCGACGAACTCGGCGTCGTCATCTCTCACCTGTTTGCCGGCGCGGGCCAGCGCATGGACGCGGTCGACAAAACCGTCATCGCCTCGGTGGTGCCGCCGGTCGACCGGGCCTATGCCTCCTTCTGCGGGAAATATCTGACCACGGCTCCCCGCTGGATAGACGCGTCCACAGCCACCGGTATCACCATTTGTTACCACAACCCCTCGGAGATCGGGGCCGACCGGATCGTCAACGCCGTGGCGGCCTACCATAAATATAAATGCGACCTCATCGTGATTGACTTCGGAACCGCCATTACTTTTGATCTGATCTCGGCGGCAGGCGTCTACACCGGCGGCATCATCGCGCCCGGGATCGCCATCGCGGCTGACGCGCTTTTTCAGCGGGCTTCCAAACTGCCCCGGGTGGATCTATTAACGCCTCCGGAGTCCCTGATCGGCCGTAACACGGAAGGCAGTATCAAATCCGGAATTATTTACGGATTTGCCGGACTGGTAGACGGGGTGGTCAAACGAATAAAAACGCAGGAAAACAAAAACTGGAAGGTCATCGCCACCGGCGGCCTGTCGGCCCTGATCGCCGACATTTCCGAAACCATTGAATCCGTCGAGCCGAATCTGACCCTGGAAGGTTTGCGGATCATCGGCACATCCGCCTGA
- the folP gene encoding dihydropteroate synthase, translating to MKPYTLSWGNHSLVLGGRTLIMGVLNITPDSFSDGGKFEKFTDAIAHARQMIADGADLIDIGGESTRPFSDPIPAAEEINRTAPIIREIVRETDIPISIDTTKAAVAEAALTAGACIINDISALRGDPKMAPLAADAGVPIILMHMQGTPKIMQQSPSYQDVTGEVINFLQSASGIAEKQGISSSKIFVDPGIGFGKTAAHNLTLIKNLFRFRSLGLPVVIGTSRKAFIRKTITGHPEKDLPPDMPAVITGTQATIAAAILGGANIVRVHDVAEAVITARITDAIKNAHD from the coding sequence ATGAAACCATACACACTTTCCTGGGGTAATCATTCCCTCGTGCTGGGCGGACGCACCCTGATTATGGGGGTGCTGAATATCACGCCCGACTCGTTTTCGGACGGCGGAAAATTTGAAAAATTCACCGACGCCATCGCCCACGCCCGGCAAATGATCGCCGACGGAGCCGACCTGATTGACATCGGCGGCGAATCAACCCGACCCTTCTCCGATCCGATACCGGCGGCCGAAGAAATCAATCGGACCGCCCCGATTATCAGGGAAATTGTCCGGGAAACAGACATCCCCATATCCATCGATACCACCAAGGCTGCCGTAGCGGAAGCCGCTCTGACGGCAGGGGCCTGCATCATTAATGATATCAGCGCGTTGCGCGGTGACCCCAAAATGGCCCCGCTGGCGGCAGATGCCGGCGTCCCCATCATCCTGATGCATATGCAGGGCACTCCCAAAATCATGCAGCAGTCGCCGTCCTATCAGGATGTTACCGGAGAGGTCATCAATTTCTTGCAATCGGCGTCAGGCATAGCAGAGAAGCAGGGGATATCATCTTCAAAAATTTTCGTAGACCCCGGCATCGGTTTTGGCAAAACCGCCGCGCATAATCTGACATTGATAAAAAATCTTTTCCGCTTTAGATCCCTCGGGCTACCGGTAGTGATCGGCACCTCCCGCAAAGCGTTTATCAGAAAGACCATCACCGGTCATCCCGAAAAAGATCTTCCTCCCGACATGCCCGCCGTAATAACGGGCACTCAAGCCACCATTGCCGCGGCCATACTGGGAGGAGCAAATATTGTCAGAGTACATGACGTGGCCGAGGCTGTGATTACGGCCAGGATAACGGATGCGATCAAAAATGCTCACGATTAA
- the ftsH gene encoding ATP-dependent zinc metalloprotease FtsH encodes MALWLVIILMMVMLYNIFNQQHSREIPISYTEFLSRVDSDSITKVVIQGRNLFATTVTGEQFTVYVPEDDELIKILRNKEIAIEAKPPAEAHWLMSALISWLPMILLIGIWIYFMRQMQAGGGKALSFGKSRARLLTDEANKVTFNDVAGIDEVKEEVGEIIEFLRDPQKFTRLGGRIPKGVLLVGPPGTGKTLLARAIAGEAGVPFFSISGSDFVEMFVGVGASRVRDLFVQGKKNAPCIIYIDEIDAVGRHRGAGLGGGHDEREQTLNQLLVEMDGFESNEGVILVSSTNRPDVLDPALLRPGRFDRQVVVPLPDIQGRQAILSVYINKIPAAPDVSITNLAKGTPGFSGADLENLVNEAALYAAKRNQEKVFMKDFEDAKDKVYMGLERKSKVIREEDRKITAYHESGHALVARMLPDTDAVNKITIIPRGRAGGITWFLPEERDFKFKDQLENDLAISFGGRAAEEIVFNRISTGAAADIKQATELAQKMVRNWGMSENLGLLSYANSDEQIFLGREIVQHRDYSEATAQKIDEEIVLLIKKSYAKAKEILNSSIDILHKLSDLLLEKETILGPELDDLIRTMRPGIHLSAPGTDAPPVAGNTPAVVPGAPTSPEKTETPPE; translated from the coding sequence ATGGCCTTATGGCTTGTCATTATACTCATGATGGTCATGCTTTATAATATCTTTAATCAACAGCATTCAAGAGAAATACCGATTTCTTACACCGAGTTTCTTTCCCGTGTTGATAGCGACAGCATCACCAAAGTCGTGATCCAGGGCCGAAATCTTTTTGCCACCACCGTCACCGGCGAACAGTTCACGGTATATGTCCCGGAAGATGACGAGTTGATTAAAATATTGCGGAACAAGGAAATCGCCATTGAAGCCAAACCCCCCGCGGAAGCGCACTGGCTCATGTCGGCCCTGATTTCATGGCTGCCGATGATTCTGCTGATCGGCATCTGGATTTATTTCATGCGGCAGATGCAGGCCGGGGGTGGAAAAGCTCTGTCCTTCGGTAAAAGCCGGGCCCGGCTGCTCACCGACGAGGCCAACAAGGTTACCTTTAACGATGTGGCGGGAATCGACGAGGTAAAAGAAGAGGTAGGAGAAATAATTGAGTTTTTAAGAGATCCGCAAAAGTTTACCCGCCTTGGCGGCCGGATACCAAAAGGCGTCCTCCTGGTCGGCCCCCCCGGGACAGGGAAAACCCTTCTCGCCCGGGCGATCGCCGGCGAAGCGGGTGTGCCTTTCTTCAGCATCAGCGGGTCTGATTTTGTGGAAATGTTTGTTGGCGTCGGTGCCTCACGCGTCAGGGACCTTTTCGTCCAAGGGAAGAAAAATGCCCCCTGCATCATTTATATCGATGAAATCGACGCTGTCGGACGCCACCGGGGGGCGGGCCTGGGCGGCGGACATGATGAAAGAGAACAGACCCTGAACCAGTTGCTGGTGGAAATGGACGGCTTTGAATCTAACGAAGGCGTCATCCTGGTTTCCTCCACCAACCGCCCTGACGTGCTTGACCCGGCCCTCCTTCGTCCCGGTCGGTTTGACCGCCAGGTCGTCGTGCCGCTGCCGGACATTCAGGGACGTCAGGCCATTCTCTCCGTCTACATCAACAAAATCCCTGCGGCCCCCGATGTTAGCATTACCAACCTGGCCAAAGGGACACCCGGGTTCTCCGGGGCCGACCTGGAGAACCTGGTGAATGAAGCCGCCCTGTATGCCGCCAAGCGGAATCAGGAAAAAGTCTTTATGAAAGATTTTGAAGACGCCAAGGACAAGGTGTACATGGGGCTGGAAAGAAAATCAAAGGTCATCCGGGAGGAAGACAGGAAAATCACCGCCTACCATGAAAGCGGACACGCTCTGGTGGCACGAATGCTGCCGGATACGGACGCGGTCAACAAAATTACCATTATTCCCAGAGGGAGAGCGGGCGGCATAACCTGGTTTTTGCCTGAAGAACGAGACTTTAAATTCAAGGACCAGCTGGAAAATGATCTGGCCATTTCCTTCGGCGGAAGGGCTGCCGAGGAGATTGTTTTCAACCGCATCAGCACCGGCGCGGCAGCCGATATCAAGCAGGCGACTGAACTGGCCCAGAAAATGGTGCGCAACTGGGGGATGAGCGAGAATCTGGGGTTGCTGTCATATGCCAACAGCGACGAACAGATTTTTCTCGGCAGGGAAATTGTCCAGCACCGGGACTACTCGGAAGCGACTGCTCAGAAGATCGACGAGGAAATCGTCCTTCTCATTAAGAAAAGCTATGCCAAAGCCAAAGAAATTCTGAACAGCAGTATAGATATTCTCCATAAACTGTCGGATCTGCTCTTGGAAAAGGAAACGATTCTGGGGCCCGAACTGGATGACCTGATCCGAACCATGAGGCCCGGCATTCATCTTTCCGCCCCCGGTACCGACGCGCCCCCCGTCGCCGGGAACACGCCCGCCGTTGTCCCTGGAGCGCCGACCTCACCAGAAAAAACGGAAACACCCCCCGAATAA
- the infC gene encoding translation initiation factor IF-3 yields MNVNVDIKAKEVRVINAEGQQLGILSIQKALAEAVAAGLDLVEVSPNVDPPVCKIMDYGRFKYEQAKKQQEAKKKQVVVHLKEVKVSPKTDPHDLETKIRSIRRFLERKDKVKVSVFFRGREISLSEKGEALLERIAKEAEDISSIEFAPKFEGRQLFMILAPKP; encoded by the coding sequence ATAAACGTCAATGTAGACATCAAGGCAAAGGAAGTCCGGGTTATCAACGCGGAAGGGCAGCAGTTGGGCATTTTATCCATACAGAAAGCGCTGGCTGAAGCTGTTGCGGCCGGACTGGATCTGGTGGAAGTTTCTCCTAATGTCGATCCGCCTGTCTGTAAGATTATGGATTACGGGCGATTTAAGTATGAACAGGCCAAAAAGCAACAGGAAGCCAAGAAAAAGCAAGTGGTCGTTCATCTGAAAGAGGTGAAGGTCAGCCCGAAAACCGATCCCCACGATCTGGAAACAAAGATCCGGTCGATCCGGCGTTTTCTGGAGAGAAAAGACAAGGTGAAGGTCAGTGTCTTTTTCCGGGGAAGGGAAATATCCTTGTCGGAAAAAGGGGAAGCGTTGCTGGAACGGATAGCCAAAGAAGCGGAAGATATTTCAAGTATCGAATTTGCGCCAAAATTTGAGGGGCGCCAGCTCTTTATGATACTGGCCCCGAAGCCGTGA
- the rpmI gene encoding 50S ribosomal protein L35, whose amino-acid sequence MPKIKTNRAAAKRFKRTKSGKFVYSKSYGSHILTKKTRKRKRSLRKSGILDGINTKTLKRLLPGM is encoded by the coding sequence ATGCCAAAAATTAAAACCAATCGGGCCGCTGCCAAACGGTTCAAACGGACCAAGAGCGGTAAATTTGTTTATTCCAAGTCATATGGCAGCCATATACTGACCAAGAAGACGCGGAAGCGGAAGCGGTCGTTGAGAAAATCAGGAATATTGGACGGGATCAACACCAAGACATTGAAAAGACTGTTGCCGGGAATGTAG
- the rplT gene encoding 50S ribosomal protein L20, with protein MRVKRGFKARKRRKKVLKLAKGFRGGHSKLFRTAATTVDRALAFAYRDRRQRKRDFRRIWIARINAAVRMNNLTYSRFMHGLKKAGVELDRKVLAELAISDPSGFARVAGLAAENA; from the coding sequence ATGCGAGTCAAAAGGGGTTTCAAAGCAAGGAAGCGAAGGAAAAAAGTTTTAAAACTGGCCAAAGGGTTTCGCGGCGGGCACAGCAAGCTCTTCCGGACAGCAGCCACCACGGTTGACCGGGCGCTGGCCTTTGCCTATCGGGATCGCCGACAGCGCAAGCGGGATTTCCGGCGTATCTGGATAGCCCGGATCAACGCCGCTGTCCGTATGAATAATTTAACCTACAGCCGGTTTATGCACGGGCTTAAAAAAGCGGGCGTGGAACTGGATCGCAAGGTGCTGGCCGAATTGGCAATATCGGATCCTTCGGGCTTCGCCAGGGTCGCTGGCCTGGCAGCCGAAAATGCCTGA
- the pheS gene encoding phenylalanine--tRNA ligase subunit alpha — translation MTESIDEIKARALGEIAAAVDGEDLEAISVKYLGRKGEVTRFLRNISELPPEERPLAGQQANEVKIFLKERIAAAQVALTSGREAAGGIDVSLPGRCFDRGTIHPITRITRQICDIFGRMGFDIAEGPEIESDYYNFEALNIPKHHPARDMQDTFYISENIVLRTHTSPSQPRVMERQSPPVRIIAPGKVYRCDSDVTHTPMFHQVEGLMVDRNVSFGDLKGTLTAFIHKMFNPETTLRFRPSYFPFTEPSAEVDIRCVACRGAGCRICSYSGWLEILGAGMVHPAVFENVGYDTSVYSGFAFGMGVERIAMLKYNIDDTRKFFENDIRFLRQF, via the coding sequence GTGACAGAATCAATTGATGAGATAAAAGCGAGGGCCCTGGGGGAAATCGCGGCCGCTGTCGACGGGGAAGACCTCGAAGCGATATCCGTGAAGTATCTGGGCAGAAAAGGAGAGGTGACACGGTTTTTGCGCAATATTTCCGAGTTGCCTCCGGAAGAACGACCGTTGGCCGGTCAGCAGGCCAACGAGGTCAAAATTTTCTTAAAGGAACGGATAGCGGCTGCCCAGGTCGCGCTGACGTCGGGCAGAGAAGCCGCCGGCGGGATTGACGTGTCGCTGCCCGGACGGTGTTTCGACCGGGGGACGATTCATCCCATTACCCGCATTACCCGACAGATTTGTGATATCTTCGGCAGAATGGGGTTTGATATTGCCGAAGGGCCGGAAATCGAATCCGACTATTACAACTTTGAAGCGCTGAATATTCCCAAGCATCATCCCGCCCGGGATATGCAGGACACCTTCTATATTTCCGAGAATATCGTTTTAAGAACCCATACATCCCCGTCCCAGCCCCGGGTGATGGAGAGGCAGTCTCCCCCTGTCCGTATTATCGCTCCCGGCAAGGTCTATCGCTGCGATTCGGACGTGACCCACACGCCCATGTTTCACCAGGTTGAGGGATTGATGGTCGACAGAAACGTGTCCTTCGGTGATCTGAAGGGGACGCTGACGGCTTTTATCCATAAGATGTTCAATCCTGAGACCACCCTGCGGTTTCGCCCCAGCTATTTCCCTTTTACCGAGCCAAGCGCTGAAGTCGATATCCGTTGCGTGGCCTGCCGGGGAGCCGGTTGCCGGATATGTTCCTATTCCGGATGGCTGGAAATTCTCGGCGCCGGCATGGTCCACCCGGCGGTGTTTGAAAATGTCGGGTACGATACCAGCGTCTATTCCGGCTTTGCCTTCGGCATGGGGGTTGAACGCATTGCCATGCTGAAATACAACATCGATGATACCCGGAAATTTTTTGAAAACGATATCAGGTTTTTAAGGCAGTTTTGA
- the pheT gene encoding phenylalanine--tRNA ligase subunit beta → MQVSLSWLKEYVPIDLPVSEIAEALTMTGFEVERIVDRYAYLAGAVIGRVDSVEPHPDSDHLTVCRVDAGDRMLPVVCGAPNVKKDMLTVLVTPGFVLPGGMAIKKSKIRGVVSEGMLCSRAELGLGDDHGGIMEIDQSVAPGTPVTEALSLSDYVLEINLTPNRPDCLSIIGVAREVAAFSGQKMTMPRVEFPEGETDVESYAAVDIQDPELCTRYAARVVLNVTVKESPFWLRDRLLSVGLKPINNVVDITNFVMMETGQPLHAFDLDRLAGNRIVVRRAGQVPSFTTLDDKERRLSPEMLMICDAEKPVAVAGVMGGLNSEISSGTARVLIESACFYPTSVRKTSKVLNISSDAAYRFERGVDPLGTVRAADRAAQLMSELAGGTVARGVIDNHPKPAAEKTVTVSTEAINRRLGTALSRDEMAGLLESVAFIARQTDRDQLDVRVPSFRVDVDRPEDISEEIARLWGYNRIPVTFPAISSDSGTPSLMFDLKGRIREIMTGFGFAEVVSYSFISDNACAGMDFLQTTGRVDPISVLNPLAADQSVMRTSLIPGLLMTMRHNLSQQINDMMLFETGRVFWKKDGGDVLPEEPEMVAALLTGAARRRSWRRPEEASDFFDIKGALECLLKGLGATSCSFTAMPAEKCDVTRAGHTARVIVQGVEVGVVGEASRGVLERFDLKRPAFIFELNVSTARPFFSDYREARVLSRFPSVARDITIIVDHGTESEKILNFLEEGGDNLIENIDVLDVYEGGAIPSGKKSLSFRIVYRSQEATLKDEFVNRVHAGIADRLVRAFSAELPV, encoded by the coding sequence ATGCAAGTCAGTTTGAGCTGGTTAAAGGAATACGTGCCGATTGATCTGCCTGTATCGGAAATCGCGGAAGCGCTGACCATGACGGGATTTGAGGTCGAGCGGATTGTAGACCGATATGCGTACCTGGCGGGCGCCGTTATCGGCCGGGTAGACAGCGTGGAACCTCATCCCGACTCGGACCACTTGACGGTTTGCCGGGTGGATGCCGGGGATCGGATGCTGCCGGTGGTCTGCGGCGCGCCCAATGTGAAAAAGGACATGCTGACGGTTCTGGTGACGCCCGGCTTTGTCCTCCCCGGCGGCATGGCCATTAAGAAAAGCAAAATCAGGGGCGTTGTTTCGGAAGGCATGCTGTGCAGCCGGGCTGAACTCGGGCTGGGCGATGACCACGGCGGGATCATGGAAATCGATCAGTCCGTTGCTCCCGGGACCCCTGTGACGGAGGCGTTGTCACTTTCCGATTATGTACTGGAGATCAATCTGACGCCCAATCGTCCCGACTGCCTCAGTATCATCGGTGTGGCCCGCGAGGTGGCGGCGTTCTCCGGGCAGAAGATGACGATGCCCCGGGTTGAGTTCCCTGAAGGGGAAACGGATGTTGAATCGTATGCGGCGGTCGATATCCAAGACCCTGAATTGTGCACCCGGTACGCAGCCCGGGTGGTTTTAAATGTAACGGTCAAAGAATCCCCCTTCTGGTTGCGGGACCGGCTGTTATCGGTCGGACTGAAGCCGATCAATAATGTCGTGGATATTACCAATTTCGTGATGATGGAGACCGGGCAGCCGCTGCATGCTTTTGATCTTGACCGACTGGCCGGTAACCGGATAGTCGTCCGGCGGGCCGGCCAGGTCCCTTCATTTACAACCCTGGACGACAAGGAACGCCGTCTCTCCCCGGAAATGCTGATGATTTGTGACGCCGAAAAGCCGGTGGCCGTGGCCGGCGTCATGGGCGGGTTGAATTCGGAAATCAGTTCCGGGACCGCCCGTGTCCTGATCGAAAGCGCCTGTTTTTATCCCACCAGCGTCCGGAAAACCTCAAAAGTATTGAATATCAGCAGCGATGCCGCCTATCGTTTTGAGAGAGGCGTGGATCCTCTGGGAACGGTACGGGCGGCGGACAGGGCCGCCCAGCTCATGAGTGAACTTGCCGGCGGGACAGTCGCCAGGGGCGTGATCGACAACCATCCCAAACCGGCCGCGGAGAAGACAGTCACCGTCAGCACTGAAGCCATCAACCGGCGCCTGGGAACAGCCTTGAGCAGGGATGAGATGGCCGGTCTGCTGGAATCCGTGGCGTTTATCGCCCGTCAAACGGACCGGGATCAGTTGGATGTCCGGGTGCCGTCTTTCCGCGTGGATGTGGATCGGCCGGAAGACATTTCCGAAGAAATCGCCAGGCTCTGGGGATATAACCGGATCCCGGTGACTTTCCCGGCCATCAGCAGCGACAGCGGCACACCCTCCCTGATGTTCGATTTAAAGGGCCGCATCCGGGAAATCATGACGGGTTTCGGTTTTGCAGAGGTGGTCTCCTACAGTTTTATAAGCGATAACGCCTGCGCCGGCATGGATTTTCTGCAGACCACCGGCCGCGTCGATCCGATCAGCGTTTTGAACCCCCTGGCAGCCGATCAGTCAGTCATGCGGACGTCGTTGATACCCGGACTCCTGATGACCATGCGGCATAATCTTTCTCAACAGATCAATGACATGATGCTGTTTGAGACGGGCCGCGTATTCTGGAAGAAGGACGGCGGCGATGTTTTGCCGGAGGAACCGGAAATGGTAGCCGCCCTGCTGACCGGTGCGGCCAGGCGACGGTCATGGCGGCGTCCGGAAGAGGCCAGCGATTTTTTTGATATCAAAGGGGCGCTGGAATGCCTGCTGAAAGGCCTTGGCGCAACCTCCTGCAGCTTCACCGCCATGCCCGCGGAGAAATGCGACGTAACCAGGGCCGGGCATACGGCCAGGGTGATCGTTCAGGGTGTGGAAGTAGGCGTGGTGGGGGAGGCCTCCCGGGGGGTTCTGGAAAGGTTTGATCTGAAAAGGCCGGCCTTTATTTTCGAGCTGAACGTTTCAACGGCACGGCCGTTTTTCTCCGATTACCGGGAAGCCCGGGTGTTGTCCAGATTCCCATCGGTGGCAAGAGATATTACCATTATTGTGGACCATGGAACCGAATCGGAGAAGATTCTGAATTTTCTTGAAGAAGGCGGGGATAATCTGATAGAAAATATCGACGTGCTGGATGTCTATGAAGGGGGGGCCATACCATCCGGAAAGAAGAGTCTCTCCTTCAGAATTGTTTATCGATCGCAGGAAGCGACCTTGAAAGACGAATTTGTCAACCGGGTCCATGCCGGGATAGCAGACAGGCTCGTTAGGGCGTTTTCGGCGGAGCTGCCTGTCTGA
- a CDS encoding MerR family transcriptional regulator translates to MPDKNDDATISLIPQDFVALHPIPDKLYFRIGEVCGFTGVAAHVLRFWESEFPQLSPGRTEAGQRLYSRSDIEQILKIKYLLYNKKFTLKGARKYLKSRQKSKESLDFLNEITAELTAIRDLLE, encoded by the coding sequence ATGCCCGACAAGAACGATGATGCGACCATTTCATTAATTCCCCAGGATTTTGTGGCGCTGCATCCGATTCCCGACAAACTTTATTTCCGGATCGGGGAAGTCTGCGGTTTTACCGGTGTGGCCGCCCATGTCCTTCGATTCTGGGAGTCTGAGTTCCCTCAACTCAGTCCCGGGCGGACGGAAGCCGGACAGCGGCTTTACAGCCGGTCCGATATCGAACAGATCCTGAAGATCAAATATCTGCTCTACAACAAGAAATTTACCCTCAAAGGCGCTAGAAAGTATTTGAAATCAAGGCAGAAATCAAAAGAGAGCCTTGATTTTTTAAACGAAATCACCGCCGAGCTGACAGCCATTCGCGATCTGCTCGAATAA
- a CDS encoding rhodanese-like domain-containing protein — translation MKWRPFFIPVQSMDTALARELIAKTPQEALFIIDVRQPGEYEQGHIPGARLIPVGELDSRVAEIPVDKPVLVYCAMGGRSRMAAQILSGRGFPEVIDLAGGFKAWKGVTAVGLPDQGLSLFSGSESIDEVLAAAYSIEDGLRDFYHTMAGKAANHLTADLFEKLAAIEVKHQDRIYETYMTMAERPMARERFVAERVDGVIEGGMTTDEYIARFSPDMTSTVDIISLAISIEAQAMDLYSRASEKIAAGTGGKALALLADEERAHIRELGKLLDTLVKVKG, via the coding sequence ATGAAATGGCGACCGTTTTTCATCCCCGTTCAATCCATGGACACCGCCCTGGCTCGGGAACTGATTGCGAAAACACCCCAAGAAGCGCTGTTCATTATCGATGTGCGTCAGCCCGGAGAATATGAGCAGGGGCATATTCCCGGCGCCCGGCTGATCCCCGTGGGAGAACTGGACAGCCGGGTTGCCGAGATCCCGGTCGATAAACCCGTTCTGGTTTATTGCGCCATGGGAGGACGAAGCCGGATGGCGGCTCAAATACTGTCCGGGAGAGGGTTCCCGGAGGTTATCGACCTGGCGGGCGGATTTAAAGCCTGGAAAGGTGTCACGGCCGTGGGTCTACCGGATCAGGGATTGTCCCTTTTTTCAGGAAGCGAGTCCATTGATGAAGTGCTTGCCGCGGCCTACTCCATTGAAGACGGATTGCGCGACTTCTACCACACCATGGCCGGGAAAGCGGCAAATCATCTGACTGCGGATCTGTTTGAAAAATTGGCCGCTATTGAAGTCAAGCATCAGGACCGCATTTATGAGACTTACATGACCATGGCTGAACGGCCGATGGCCAGAGAGCGGTTTGTCGCCGAACGGGTGGACGGAGTCATCGAGGGCGGCATGACCACCGATGAATACATCGCTAGGTTCTCTCCGGATATGACCTCCACCGTCGATATCATCAGCCTGGCCATTTCCATCGAGGCCCAGGCGATGGATCTCTATTCCCGGGCTTCGGAGAAGATCGCTGCCGGAACCGGCGGGAAAGCTCTAGCGCTACTGGCCGACGAAGAACGCGCCCACATTCGGGAATTGGGGAAACTTCTGGACACCCTGGTCAAGGTCAAAGGCTGA
- the murI gene encoding glutamate racemase: protein MIGIFDSGLGGLTVARAIMDALPGYDMIYFGDTARTPYGAKSAATVEKYAMEDTRLLLERGATIIVIACNSASSVAAESIVREFHIPVFEVITPAVEMATAVSKNGTIGVIGTRATIASGIYERKIIQQRPGARVYSVACPLLVPLVEEGWIKKPETAMIIRKYLHPLKTKQIDTLILGCTHYPILKTTIQKKIGKRVQAIDSAIVVARTVRQYVADHPESAAGLSVRGQTRFFVSDITDQFKKTAQLILNKQISLEHISL from the coding sequence GTGATCGGCATTTTTGATTCAGGCCTTGGCGGACTGACGGTCGCGCGGGCAATTATGGACGCCCTTCCCGGTTACGACATGATTTATTTCGGCGACACCGCGCGCACCCCTTACGGCGCCAAAAGCGCCGCAACGGTTGAAAAATACGCCATGGAGGACACCCGGCTGCTGCTGGAGCGTGGAGCCACCATTATTGTCATTGCCTGCAACAGCGCCTCCAGCGTTGCCGCCGAAAGTATCGTCAGAGAATTCCATATCCCGGTTTTTGAAGTCATCACACCGGCCGTAGAAATGGCGACAGCCGTATCAAAAAACGGCACCATTGGGGTCATCGGAACCCGCGCCACCATCGCCAGCGGAATATATGAAAGAAAAATCATCCAGCAGCGCCCCGGGGCCAGAGTCTACTCCGTCGCCTGCCCCCTGCTGGTGCCCCTGGTGGAAGAAGGGTGGATCAAAAAGCCTGAAACCGCCATGATCATTCGAAAATATCTGCACCCCTTAAAGACAAAACAAATTGACACGCTTATCCTTGGCTGCACCCATTATCCCATCCTGAAGACGACCATCCAGAAAAAAATCGGGAAAAGGGTCCAGGCCATCGACTCTGCCATCGTGGTGGCTCGAACCGTTAGACAGTATGTCGCCGATCATCCGGAATCCGCAGCCGGGCTGTCGGTCAGGGGACAAACCCGCTTTTTTGTGTCGGATATCACCGATCAATTTAAAAAGACGGCGCAACTGATATTGAACAAACAAATCAGCCTGGAGCACATCAGCCTTTGA
- a CDS encoding YkgJ family cysteine cluster protein encodes MPYKAITADDVFQCRKCGDCCRGYGGTYLTDQDILVISEYLHMDPRRFLETYCVYSGSRPILAQREDGYCVFWDKLCRIHPVKPRMCKAWPFIESVLTDFGNWEIMSAFCPGIRTEYPPEAILSCIKNILEKTGDRHF; translated from the coding sequence ATGCCATATAAAGCCATTACCGCCGACGATGTTTTCCAATGCCGGAAATGCGGCGATTGCTGCCGCGGCTACGGTGGCACTTATCTGACGGATCAAGATATTCTTGTTATTTCCGAATATCTCCACATGGACCCCCGGCGTTTTCTCGAGACATACTGCGTCTATTCCGGCAGCCGTCCCATTTTGGCCCAGCGTGAAGATGGATATTGCGTATTCTGGGATAAACTGTGCCGGATTCACCCTGTCAAACCCCGCATGTGCAAGGCCTGGCCGTTTATTGAAAGTGTGCTGACGGATTTTGGAAACTGGGAAATCATGTCCGCTTTCTGCCCGGGGATTAGAACGGAATACCCGCCCGAGGCCATCTTAAGTTGCATAAAAAACATACTGGAGAAGACCGGTGATCGGCATTTTTGA